The following coding sequences lie in one Burkholderia cepacia genomic window:
- a CDS encoding lipopolysaccharide biosynthesis protein, which translates to MLKRFGNPDVAKAVANLVWLGLERLTQIGVAIAISGLLARYFGPDVFGKWQYANTLLLVLAPLTWVCGAEILVPTIVQRPPAQLGAVLGSAFALRIAVSVAALVATWIAIAAGAFDPLVGAMLAGLAVTMVFREPFVGVINAWLQSMTYSKPQLVTSMVTALAKALLVWLLVRAAAGPARFAWLWALEAAAIGFALLLYYRHRNGGTLGWTFDKPLFRHFATAGTVFWLGLICMYLFLKLDRLMLERHVSFADLGRYSAAQQLNENWITLALMLAQTIAPAFVYRVQDVARLRRNIVRLIAMTAGLMTAGALVLDAAAPLIVGKVFGHGYEASVDIFRWAVWLSVPAGIEAIGNLIVLKYQAKFVLLAKWLLALAIAAVVNLFAIPRLGLYGALVGLAAGYLAAAAVNFYYIRFKLRT; encoded by the coding sequence ATGCTGAAGCGCTTCGGCAACCCGGACGTCGCGAAAGCCGTCGCGAACCTCGTCTGGCTGGGGCTCGAACGGCTCACGCAGATCGGCGTCGCGATCGCGATCAGCGGCCTGCTGGCCCGTTATTTCGGGCCAGATGTGTTCGGCAAATGGCAGTATGCGAATACGCTCCTCCTGGTACTGGCGCCGCTCACCTGGGTGTGCGGCGCGGAAATCCTCGTCCCGACCATCGTCCAGCGTCCGCCCGCCCAGCTCGGCGCGGTGCTCGGCAGCGCGTTCGCGCTGCGCATCGCCGTGTCGGTGGCCGCGCTCGTCGCGACCTGGATCGCGATCGCCGCGGGCGCCTTCGATCCGCTGGTCGGCGCGATGCTCGCGGGCCTGGCCGTCACGATGGTGTTCCGCGAGCCGTTCGTCGGCGTGATCAACGCGTGGCTGCAGAGCATGACCTACAGCAAGCCGCAGCTCGTCACCAGCATGGTCACGGCGCTCGCGAAGGCGCTGCTCGTGTGGCTGCTGGTCCGCGCGGCCGCCGGCCCCGCCCGCTTCGCGTGGCTGTGGGCGCTCGAGGCCGCCGCGATCGGCTTCGCGCTGCTGCTGTACTACCGGCATCGTAACGGCGGCACCCTCGGCTGGACGTTCGATAAGCCGCTGTTCAGGCACTTTGCAACGGCCGGCACCGTGTTCTGGCTCGGGCTCATCTGCATGTACCTGTTCCTGAAGCTCGACCGCCTGATGCTCGAGCGTCACGTGTCGTTCGCCGATCTCGGCCGCTACTCGGCCGCGCAGCAGCTCAACGAGAACTGGATCACGCTCGCGCTGATGCTCGCGCAGACGATCGCGCCCGCCTTCGTCTACCGCGTGCAGGACGTCGCACGGCTGCGCCGCAACATCGTCCGGCTGATCGCGATGACGGCCGGGCTGATGACGGCCGGCGCGCTCGTGCTCGACGCGGCCGCCCCGCTGATCGTCGGCAAGGTGTTCGGCCACGGATACGAGGCGTCGGTCGACATCTTCCGCTGGGCCGTCTGGCTGTCCGTGCCGGCCGGCATCGAGGCGATAGGCAATCTTATCGTTCTCAAATATCAAGCAAAATTCGTGTTGCTGGCGAAATGGTTGCTCGCGCTGGCGATCGCCGCGGTCGTCAACCTGTTCGCGATCCCCCGGCTCGGCCTCTACGGCGCGCTCGTCGGGCTGGCGGCCGGCTATCTGGCCGCGGCCGCCGTCAACTTTTATTACATCCGTTTCAAGCTGCGAACATGA
- a CDS encoding phosphomannomutase/phosphoglucomutase, whose amino-acid sequence MISQSIFKAYDIRGVVGKTLDVDTARGIGRAFGSEVRAQGGDAVVVARDGRLSGPELVGALADGLRAAGVDVVDVGMVPTPVGYFAANVPLALKGGERRVDSCIVVTGSHNPPDYNGFKMVLRGAAIYGEQIQALYRRIVDERFETGSGTYEEIDVADQYIARIVGDVKLARPLKLVVDAGNGVAGPLATRLFKALGCELVERFTDIDGTFPNHHPDPAHPENLQDVIQALKDTDAELGFAFDGDGDRLGVVTKDGQIIYPDRQLMLFAEEVLSRNPGAQIIYDVKCTRHLANWIKSKGGEPLMWKTGHSLVKAKLRETGAPLAGEMSGHVFFKDRWYGFDDGLYTGARLLEILTKTADPSALLNGLPDAMSTPELQLWLDEGENFRLIDKLQKEAKFDGAEEVVTIDGLRVEYPDGFGLARSSNTTPVVVMRFESETQEGLKRIQEDFRRVLTAAKPDVKLPF is encoded by the coding sequence ATGATCTCCCAATCCATCTTCAAGGCATATGACATCCGTGGCGTGGTCGGCAAGACCCTCGACGTCGACACGGCGCGCGGGATCGGCCGGGCATTCGGCAGCGAAGTGCGTGCGCAGGGCGGCGATGCGGTCGTCGTCGCGCGCGACGGCCGCCTGTCCGGGCCGGAACTCGTCGGCGCACTCGCCGATGGCCTGCGTGCGGCCGGTGTCGATGTCGTCGACGTCGGCATGGTGCCGACGCCGGTCGGCTATTTCGCGGCGAACGTGCCGCTGGCGCTGAAGGGCGGCGAGCGCCGCGTCGATTCGTGCATCGTCGTCACGGGCAGCCACAACCCGCCCGACTACAACGGTTTCAAGATGGTGCTGCGCGGCGCCGCGATCTACGGCGAGCAGATCCAGGCACTGTACCGCCGCATCGTCGACGAGCGCTTCGAGACGGGCAGCGGCACGTATGAAGAAATCGACGTCGCCGATCAGTACATCGCGCGCATCGTCGGCGACGTGAAGCTCGCGCGGCCGCTGAAGCTGGTCGTCGACGCCGGCAACGGCGTCGCGGGCCCGCTCGCGACGCGCCTGTTCAAGGCGCTCGGCTGCGAACTCGTCGAGCGCTTCACCGACATCGACGGCACGTTCCCGAACCACCACCCCGATCCCGCGCACCCGGAAAACCTGCAGGACGTGATCCAGGCGCTGAAGGACACCGATGCCGAACTCGGCTTCGCGTTCGACGGCGACGGCGACCGCCTCGGCGTCGTCACGAAGGACGGCCAGATCATCTACCCGGACCGCCAGCTGATGCTGTTCGCGGAAGAAGTGCTGTCGCGCAACCCGGGTGCGCAGATCATCTACGACGTGAAGTGCACGCGTCACCTCGCGAACTGGATCAAGTCGAAGGGCGGCGAGCCGCTGATGTGGAAGACGGGCCACTCGCTCGTGAAGGCGAAGCTGCGCGAGACGGGCGCACCGCTCGCCGGCGAAATGAGCGGCCACGTGTTCTTCAAGGATCGCTGGTACGGCTTCGACGACGGCCTTTACACGGGCGCGCGCCTGCTCGAGATCCTCACGAAGACGGCCGACCCGAGCGCGCTGCTCAACGGGCTGCCGGACGCGATGAGCACGCCCGAGCTGCAGCTGTGGCTCGACGAAGGCGAGAACTTCCGCCTGATCGACAAGCTGCAGAAAGAAGCGAAGTTCGACGGCGCCGAGGAAGTCGTGACGATCGACGGCCTGCGCGTCGAGTACCCGGACGGCTTCGGCCTCGCGCGTTCGTCGAACACGACGCCGGTCGTCGTGATGCGCTTCGAATCCGAGACGCAGGAAGGGCTCAAGCGCATCCAGGAGGACTTCCGCCGTGTGCTGACGGCCGCGAAGCCGGACGTCAAGCTGCCGTTCTGA
- a CDS encoding Kdo hydroxylase family protein — MSESQIIEVPSADWSGHNLSAPREQLLAAVEEGKVLYFPHLRFAIEGGEEALLDPALADPKRKNISLAPNGGALAGVLGDSVTQSAVRALVARFQQQAGTLVDGLFPEYRGKLRVAPTSLRLMQVETRQTSWRKDDSRLHVDAFPSRPNYGERILRVFTNVNPAGVPRVWRVGEPFEDVAKRFLPSIKPQRPGAAWLLNLLHVTKSPRSAYDHLMLNLHDSMKADLDYQKTSPQETMPFPPGCVWICFSDQTSHAVMSGQFMLEQTFFLPVDAMVRRECAPLGILERLKGRALV; from the coding sequence ATGAGCGAATCCCAGATCATCGAAGTCCCGTCCGCCGACTGGAGCGGACACAACCTGTCGGCGCCGCGCGAGCAGTTGCTGGCCGCCGTCGAGGAAGGCAAGGTGCTGTATTTCCCGCACCTGCGCTTCGCGATCGAGGGCGGCGAGGAAGCGCTGCTCGATCCGGCGCTCGCCGATCCGAAACGCAAGAACATCAGCCTCGCGCCGAACGGCGGCGCGCTCGCCGGCGTGCTCGGCGACAGTGTCACGCAGTCGGCCGTGCGCGCGCTCGTCGCGCGCTTCCAGCAGCAGGCCGGCACGCTCGTCGACGGCCTCTTTCCCGAATACCGCGGCAAGCTGCGCGTCGCGCCGACCAGCCTGCGGCTGATGCAGGTCGAGACGCGCCAGACATCCTGGCGCAAGGACGACAGCCGGCTGCACGTCGACGCGTTTCCTTCGCGGCCGAACTACGGCGAGCGCATCCTGCGCGTGTTCACGAACGTGAACCCGGCCGGCGTGCCGCGCGTATGGCGCGTCGGCGAGCCGTTCGAGGACGTCGCGAAGCGCTTCCTGCCGTCGATCAAGCCGCAACGGCCGGGTGCCGCGTGGCTGTTGAACCTGCTGCACGTGACGAAGTCGCCGCGCAGCGCATACGACCACCTGATGCTGAACCTGCACGACAGCATGAAGGCCGATCTCGACTACCAGAAGACGAGCCCGCAGGAGACGATGCCGTTTCCGCCGGGTTGCGTGTGGATATGTTTCTCGGATCAGACTTCGCACGCTGTGATGTCCGGCCAGTTCATGCTCGAACAGACGTTCTTCCTGCCGGTCGACGCGATGGTCCGCCGCGAATGCGCGCCGCTCGGCATTCTGGAACGCCTGAAGGGCAGGGCGCTGGTTTGA
- the waaC gene encoding lipopolysaccharide heptosyltransferase I, giving the protein MQKILIVRVSSLGDVVHNMPVIADIRRRHPDAQIDWLVEESFVDLVRLVDGVRNVLPFSLRRWRKKPFSGATWREIRAFRRRLAAEQYDLVIDCQGLIKTAWVASWARGPLVGLGNRTDGAGYEWPVRFFYRKRVPIAPRTHVVERSRQLVAAALDDPAPTPADPVDFGLDTRAAALAVAALGLNLPVPYVVFVHATSRADKQWPDAAWIELGQALVRRGASLVLPWGNDAERATSERLAKEFGDAAIVPPKLSLPAVVGLIDGAAATVGVDTGLVHIAAALKRPTVELYNFATAWRTGGYWSPNVVNLGTAGQPPSIAQVKSALAGFGLL; this is encoded by the coding sequence GTGCAAAAGATCCTGATCGTGCGCGTGTCGTCGCTGGGCGACGTCGTGCACAACATGCCGGTGATCGCCGATATCCGGCGCCGCCACCCCGATGCGCAGATCGACTGGCTCGTCGAGGAAAGCTTCGTCGACCTCGTGCGGCTCGTCGACGGCGTGCGCAACGTGCTGCCGTTCTCGCTGCGCCGCTGGCGCAAGAAGCCGTTCTCGGGCGCCACGTGGCGCGAGATCCGCGCATTCCGCAGGCGCCTCGCGGCCGAGCAGTACGATCTCGTGATCGACTGCCAGGGCCTGATCAAGACGGCCTGGGTCGCGAGCTGGGCGCGCGGCCCGCTCGTCGGGCTCGGCAACCGTACCGACGGCGCCGGCTATGAATGGCCGGTGCGCTTCTTCTATCGCAAGCGCGTGCCGATCGCGCCGCGCACGCACGTCGTCGAGCGCTCGCGGCAACTGGTCGCGGCCGCGCTGGACGACCCGGCGCCGACGCCGGCCGATCCGGTCGACTTCGGCCTCGACACGCGCGCGGCGGCGCTCGCGGTGGCCGCGCTCGGCCTGAACCTGCCGGTGCCGTACGTGGTGTTCGTCCATGCGACATCGCGCGCCGACAAGCAGTGGCCGGACGCCGCGTGGATCGAGCTCGGCCAGGCACTCGTGCGGCGCGGCGCATCGCTCGTGCTGCCGTGGGGCAACGACGCGGAGCGCGCGACCAGCGAGCGGCTCGCGAAGGAATTCGGCGATGCGGCGATCGTGCCGCCGAAGCTGTCGCTGCCGGCCGTGGTTGGGCTGATCGACGGCGCGGCCGCGACCGTCGGGGTTGATACAGGTCTGGTTCACATCGCGGCCGCGCTGAAGCGTCCGACGGTCGAACTGTACAATTTCGCGACGGCCTGGCGGACCGGCGGCTATTGGTCGCCGAACGTCGTCAATCTCGGCACGGCGGGGCAGCCCCCGTCGATCGCGCAGGTGAAGTCGGCGCTCGCGGGCTTCGGTCTCCTGTAA
- the ureG gene encoding urease accessory protein UreG: protein MNAPAPSSARRTKKLPPLRVGIGGPVGSGKTTLLEMLCKAMRDRYDLVAITNDIYTKEDQRLLTVAGALPEERIMGVETGGCPHTAIREDASINLEAVDRMLSRFPDADIVFIESGGDNLAATFSPELSDLTIYVIDVAGGEKIPRKGGPGITKSDLLVINKTDLAPLVGANLDVMASDTRKMRGERPYVMTNLKALEGVADVIAFIEKKGLLTV, encoded by the coding sequence ATGAACGCACCTGCTCCCTCCTCCGCCCGCCGCACGAAGAAACTGCCGCCGCTGCGCGTCGGCATCGGCGGCCCTGTCGGCTCCGGCAAGACCACGCTGCTCGAGATGCTGTGCAAGGCGATGCGCGACCGGTACGACCTCGTCGCGATCACGAACGACATCTATACGAAGGAAGACCAGCGGCTGCTGACCGTGGCCGGCGCGCTGCCCGAGGAGCGCATCATGGGTGTCGAGACGGGCGGCTGCCCGCACACGGCGATTCGGGAAGATGCCTCGATCAACCTCGAGGCCGTCGACCGGATGCTGTCGCGCTTTCCGGACGCCGACATCGTGTTCATCGAATCGGGCGGCGACAATCTCGCGGCAACCTTCAGCCCCGAGCTGTCGGACCTGACGATCTACGTGATCGACGTCGCGGGTGGCGAGAAGATTCCGCGCAAGGGCGGCCCCGGCATCACGAAGTCCGACCTGCTCGTGATCAACAAGACCGACCTCGCGCCGCTGGTCGGCGCGAACCTCGACGTGATGGCGTCCGACACGCGGAAGATGCGCGGCGAACGACCTTACGTGATGACGAACCTGAAGGCGCTCGAAGGCGTCGCGGACGTGATCGCGTTCATCGAGAAGAAGGGATTGCTGACGGTCTGA
- the waaA gene encoding lipid IV(A) 3-deoxy-D-manno-octulosonic acid transferase, whose protein sequence is MLRVIYRALWWLVAPAAVIRLYVRSRKERGYREHIGERFGHVTGRSRDDRAPLIWVHAVSVGETRAAQPLIDALMHARPDARILLTHMTPSGRATGEQIFGDRLLRCYLPYDMPGAVRRFLHAWRPTLGLVMETEVWPTLIDECRRADVPLVLTNARMSARSFRRAAKFGAATRDVFGGFSRVLAQSPADAERLTSLGARNVSVLGNLKFDMTTPPELAARGHAWRDAIGTRPVWVAASTRENEEALVLQAFAEMHTPDALLVLVPRHPQRFAEVEALVARSGLKCVRRSVWAADAAALAAGQTAAEPLPGDVTVLLGDSMGELGAYYAAADIAFIGGSLLPLGGQNLIEACAVGVPVLIGPHVFNFTQATADAVAAGAAMQVADPLDLAHVLDALFADKARRIAMGAAGAAFASRHRGATARTVDVLAALLPPAERGERMLQDAQGAASDDE, encoded by the coding sequence ATGCTGAGGGTGATCTATCGCGCGCTGTGGTGGCTCGTCGCGCCTGCCGCGGTTATCCGGCTCTACGTGCGCTCGCGCAAGGAGCGCGGCTATCGCGAACATATCGGCGAACGCTTTGGCCATGTGACGGGCCGCTCGCGCGACGACCGCGCGCCGCTGATCTGGGTGCACGCGGTGTCGGTCGGCGAGACGCGCGCCGCGCAGCCGCTGATCGACGCGCTGATGCACGCGCGCCCCGATGCACGCATCCTGCTCACGCACATGACGCCGAGCGGCCGCGCGACCGGCGAACAGATCTTCGGCGATCGCTTGCTGCGCTGCTATCTGCCGTACGACATGCCGGGTGCGGTGCGGCGGTTCCTGCACGCCTGGCGGCCGACGCTCGGCCTCGTGATGGAAACCGAGGTGTGGCCGACGCTGATCGACGAGTGCCGTCGCGCGGACGTTCCGCTCGTGCTGACCAATGCGCGGATGTCCGCGCGTTCGTTCCGGCGCGCGGCGAAGTTCGGCGCGGCGACGCGCGACGTGTTCGGCGGCTTCTCGCGCGTGCTTGCGCAGAGCCCGGCCGACGCGGAGCGGCTGACGTCGCTCGGCGCGCGCAACGTGAGCGTGCTCGGCAACCTGAAGTTCGACATGACGACGCCGCCGGAACTCGCGGCGCGTGGCCATGCGTGGCGCGATGCGATCGGCACGCGGCCCGTGTGGGTGGCCGCCAGCACGCGCGAGAACGAAGAAGCGCTGGTGCTGCAGGCGTTCGCGGAGATGCATACGCCCGACGCGCTGCTGGTGCTCGTGCCGCGTCATCCGCAGCGTTTCGCGGAGGTCGAGGCGCTCGTTGCGCGCAGCGGGCTCAAGTGCGTGCGCCGTTCCGTCTGGGCGGCCGACGCGGCTGCGCTCGCGGCCGGCCAGACGGCTGCCGAGCCGTTGCCGGGCGACGTGACGGTTCTGCTCGGTGATTCGATGGGCGAGCTCGGCGCGTATTACGCGGCCGCCGATATCGCGTTCATCGGTGGCAGCCTGCTGCCGCTCGGCGGCCAGAACCTGATCGAAGCGTGCGCGGTCGGCGTGCCGGTGCTGATCGGGCCGCACGTGTTCAATTTCACGCAGGCGACCGCCGACGCGGTCGCGGCCGGTGCGGCGATGCAGGTCGCGGATCCGCTCGATCTCGCGCACGTGCTCGACGCGCTGTTCGCCGACAAGGCGCGGCGTATCGCGATGGGTGCGGCCGGCGCGGCCTTCGCGTCGCGTCACCGCGGCGCGACCGCGCGTACGGTCGACGTGCTCGCGGCGCTGCTGCCGCCCGCCGAACGCGGCGAGCGCATGCTGCAGGACGCGCAGGGCGCGGCTTCCGACGACGAATAG
- a CDS encoding glycosyltransferase family 4 protein has protein sequence MSATSPLRIALVCNTAWAIYTYRHGLIRALVARGAEVVVIAPHDRTVPLLEQMGCRYVALAVASKGTSPREDLGTLAALVRHYRALRPDLVFHYTIKPNIYGSVAAWLARVPSIAVTTGLGYVFIQKSRAASVAKRLYRFAFRFPREVWFLNRDDLATFTDERLLAHPDRARLLHGEGVDLDQFAPAPLPAGDAPVFILIGRLLWDKGVREYVEAARIVRGRFPNARFQLLGPLGVDNPSAIGRADVDAWVGEGIIEYLGEAHDVRPHIAAADCVVLPSYREGVPRTLMEASAMSRPIVATDVPGCRDVVADGETGFLCRVRDSASLAEQLLRMIELGTAGRDAMGARGRQKVTAEFDEQQVVERYRQTIHSLTGFTL, from the coding sequence ATGTCCGCCACTTCCCCGCTGCGCATCGCGCTCGTCTGCAACACGGCCTGGGCGATCTACACGTATCGCCACGGGCTGATCCGTGCGCTCGTCGCGCGCGGCGCCGAGGTCGTCGTGATCGCGCCGCACGACCGCACGGTGCCGTTGCTCGAGCAGATGGGCTGCCGCTACGTGGCGCTCGCGGTCGCGTCGAAAGGCACGAGCCCGCGCGAGGATCTCGGCACGCTCGCGGCGCTCGTACGCCACTACCGCGCGCTGCGGCCCGATCTCGTGTTCCATTACACGATCAAGCCGAACATCTACGGGTCGGTCGCAGCCTGGCTCGCGCGCGTGCCGTCGATCGCGGTGACGACGGGGCTCGGCTACGTCTTCATCCAGAAGAGCCGTGCGGCGAGCGTCGCGAAGCGGCTGTACCGGTTCGCGTTCCGCTTCCCGCGTGAAGTATGGTTCCTGAACCGCGACGACCTCGCGACCTTCACCGACGAGCGGTTGCTCGCGCATCCCGACCGCGCGCGGCTGCTGCACGGCGAAGGCGTCGATCTCGACCAGTTCGCGCCCGCGCCGCTGCCCGCCGGTGACGCACCTGTCTTCATCCTGATCGGCCGGCTGCTGTGGGACAAGGGTGTGCGCGAATACGTGGAAGCCGCGCGCATCGTGCGCGGCCGCTTCCCGAACGCACGCTTCCAGCTGCTCGGGCCGCTCGGCGTCGACAACCCGAGCGCGATCGGCCGCGCGGATGTCGACGCGTGGGTCGGCGAAGGTATCATCGAATATCTCGGCGAGGCGCACGATGTCCGCCCGCATATCGCGGCGGCCGACTGCGTCGTGCTGCCGTCGTACCGCGAGGGCGTGCCGCGCACGCTGATGGAAGCATCGGCGATGAGCCGCCCGATCGTCGCGACCGACGTGCCGGGCTGCCGCGATGTCGTCGCCGACGGCGAAACGGGCTTCCTGTGCCGCGTACGCGACAGCGCAAGTCTCGCGGAGCAGCTGCTCCGCATGATCGAACTCGGAACGGCCGGACGCGACGCGATGGGCGCGCGCGGCCGGCAGAAGGTCACGGCGGAATTCGACGAGCAGCAGGTCGTCGAACGCTACCGGCAGACCATCCATTCGTTGACAGGATTCACACTTTGA
- a CDS encoding MraY family glycosyltransferase has translation MLSFASGFIVSLFVTLFIVRYAHLHEKFSVDSDLAGVQKFHVRPVPRVGGIGILAGVVVAALILSRRYPTIAGSILGIAACGLPAFLSGLVEDLTKRVSPRARLLCTMGAAALAFWLLGIAVKRISVPPLDFLLGYVAISAFITVLAVAALANAINIIDGFNGLASMVSFMMFASLAYVAFHVNDPVVMSASIIMMGAVLGFFLWNFPAGLIFLGDGGAYFIGFMLAELAIMLVMRNREVSAWYPVLLFMYPIFETCFSIYRKKFIRGMSPGIPDGVHLHMLVYKRLMRWAVGTKHAHDLTRRNSLTSPYLWLLCLVAVIPATLFWRHTVHLFVFVVLFALTYVWLYLSIVRFRVPKWMVVRKQRQQH, from the coding sequence ATGCTCAGCTTCGCGTCCGGCTTCATCGTCTCCCTGTTCGTCACGCTGTTCATCGTGCGCTACGCGCACCTTCACGAGAAATTCTCGGTCGACAGCGATCTGGCCGGCGTGCAGAAATTCCACGTGCGGCCCGTGCCGCGAGTGGGGGGCATCGGGATCCTCGCCGGGGTCGTCGTTGCCGCGCTGATCCTGTCCCGGCGCTATCCGACGATCGCGGGCAGCATTCTCGGCATCGCCGCCTGCGGGCTGCCGGCGTTCCTGTCCGGCCTCGTCGAGGACCTGACCAAACGCGTGTCGCCGCGCGCGCGGCTGCTCTGCACGATGGGCGCGGCCGCGCTGGCGTTCTGGCTGCTGGGCATCGCGGTCAAGCGCATCAGCGTGCCGCCGCTCGACTTCCTGCTCGGCTACGTGGCCATCTCGGCGTTCATCACCGTGCTCGCGGTCGCGGCGCTCGCGAACGCGATCAACATCATCGACGGCTTCAACGGCCTCGCGTCGATGGTCAGCTTCATGATGTTCGCGTCGCTCGCGTACGTCGCGTTCCATGTCAACGACCCGGTCGTGATGTCTGCGTCGATCATCATGATGGGCGCCGTGCTCGGCTTCTTTCTGTGGAATTTTCCGGCCGGGCTGATCTTCCTCGGCGACGGCGGCGCGTATTTCATCGGCTTCATGCTTGCCGAACTCGCGATCATGCTCGTGATGCGCAATCGCGAGGTGTCCGCGTGGTACCCGGTGCTGCTGTTCATGTATCCGATCTTCGAGACGTGCTTCTCGATCTATCGGAAAAAGTTCATCCGCGGGATGTCGCCCGGCATTCCGGACGGCGTGCACCTGCACATGCTCGTGTACAAGCGGCTGATGCGCTGGGCTGTGGGGACGAAGCATGCGCATGATTTGACGCGGCGGAATTCGCTCACGTCACCTTATCTATGGCTGCTGTGCCTCGTCGCGGTGATTCCGGCGACGCTGTTCTGGCGGCATACGGTGCACCTGTTCGTTTTTGTCGTGCTGTTCGCGCTGACTTATGTTTGGCTTTATCTCAGCATCGTCAGGTTCAGGGTACCGAAGTGGATGGTGGTAAGGAAGCAGCGCCAGCAGCATTGA
- a CDS encoding glycosyltransferase, which translates to MTSPDCPPPLDDVAVLLPAYNGHDDVVRTLASFREEAPVHVLIVDDGSTPPIVAPDLPGLAIEVLRMPQNGGIERALAAGIDALAARGFRYAARIDAGDLAAPQRLAKERAYLGAHPRVACVGMWTQVVSRAGEPRFMLTPPADPRTLRRTRFLRSPLVHPSVMLRIDAVREVGNYRAKYRAAEDLDLFLRLMQRYDCANLPELGLYYELNEGGISATKRRRQLVSTLTLLLSHFNALNPYDWAGLAKNLLHFVTPYHTLQRIKQTLFAARPSA; encoded by the coding sequence ATGACGTCCCCTGATTGCCCGCCCCCGCTCGACGACGTGGCCGTGCTGCTGCCGGCCTACAACGGGCACGACGACGTCGTACGGACCCTCGCGTCGTTTCGCGAGGAGGCGCCCGTGCACGTGCTGATCGTCGACGACGGCAGCACGCCGCCGATCGTCGCACCCGACCTGCCGGGCCTCGCGATCGAGGTGCTGCGCATGCCGCAGAACGGCGGCATCGAGCGCGCGCTCGCGGCCGGCATCGACGCGCTCGCGGCGCGCGGCTTCCGTTATGCGGCCCGCATCGACGCGGGCGACCTGGCCGCGCCGCAGCGCCTCGCGAAGGAACGCGCGTATCTCGGCGCCCATCCGCGCGTGGCCTGCGTCGGCATGTGGACGCAGGTCGTGTCGCGCGCCGGCGAACCGCGCTTCATGCTGACGCCGCCCGCCGATCCGCGCACGCTGCGCCGCACGCGCTTCCTGCGCTCGCCGCTCGTGCATCCGTCGGTGATGTTGCGCATCGACGCCGTGCGGGAAGTGGGCAACTATCGCGCGAAATACCGTGCGGCCGAGGATCTCGATCTTTTTTTGAGGTTAATGCAACGCTACGATTGCGCGAACCTGCCGGAACTCGGCCTGTATTACGAACTGAACGAGGGCGGGATCAGTGCGACCAAGCGCCGGCGCCAGCTGGTGTCGACGCTCACGCTGCTGCTGAGCCATTTCAACGCGCTGAACCCGTACGACTGGGCCGGCCTCGCCAAGAACCTGCTGCATTTCGTGACGCCGTACCATACGTTGCAGCGGATCAAGCAGACGCTGTTCGCCGCGCGGCCGTCCGCCTGA
- the galE gene encoding UDP-glucose 4-epimerase GalE yields the protein MTAKGTILVTGGAGYIGSHTAVELLDNGYDVVIVDNLVNSKAESVRRIEQITGKTPSFHQVDVCDEAALAKVFDAHPITGTIHFAALKAVGESVAKPLEYYQNNIGGLLAVLKVMRERNVKQFVFSSSATVYGVPERSPIDESFPLSATNPYGQSKLIAEQILRDLEVSDPSWRIATLRYFNPVGAHASGLIGEDPAGIPNNLMPYVAQVAVGKLEKLRVFGSDYATPDGTGVRDYIHVVDLAKGHIAALDALAKRDASFVVNLGTGQGYSVLEVVRAFEKASGRPVPYELVARRPGDIAECYANPQAAADIIGWRATLGIEEMCADHWRWQEGNPRGFV from the coding sequence ATGACTGCTAAAGGCACCATCCTCGTCACCGGCGGCGCGGGCTATATCGGCTCGCACACGGCCGTCGAGTTGCTCGACAACGGCTACGATGTCGTGATCGTCGACAACCTCGTCAACAGCAAGGCCGAATCCGTCCGGCGCATCGAGCAGATCACGGGCAAGACGCCCTCGTTCCATCAGGTCGACGTGTGCGACGAAGCCGCGCTCGCGAAGGTGTTCGACGCGCACCCGATCACCGGCACCATCCATTTCGCGGCGCTCAAGGCCGTCGGCGAATCGGTCGCGAAGCCGCTCGAGTACTACCAGAACAACATCGGCGGCCTGCTCGCCGTGCTCAAGGTGATGCGCGAACGCAACGTCAAACAGTTCGTGTTCAGCTCGTCCGCGACCGTGTACGGCGTGCCCGAGCGCTCGCCGATCGACGAGTCGTTCCCGCTGTCGGCGACGAACCCGTACGGCCAGTCGAAGCTGATCGCCGAGCAGATCCTGCGCGATCTCGAGGTGTCCGATCCTTCGTGGCGCATCGCGACGCTGCGCTACTTCAACCCGGTCGGCGCGCACGCGAGCGGGCTGATCGGCGAGGATCCGGCCGGCATCCCGAACAACCTGATGCCGTATGTCGCGCAGGTCGCGGTCGGCAAGCTGGAAAAGCTGCGCGTGTTCGGTTCCGACTACGCGACGCCGGACGGCACTGGCGTGCGCGACTACATCCACGTCGTCGATCTCGCGAAGGGGCACATCGCCGCACTCGATGCGCTGGCGAAGCGCGACGCGAGCTTCGTCGTGAACCTCGGCACCGGCCAGGGATACAGCGTGCTGGAAGTCGTCCGCGCGTTCGAAAAGGCGTCGGGCCGCCCGGTGCCGTACGAACTCGTCGCACGCCGCCCGGGCGACATCGCCGAGTGCTACGCGAACCCGCAGGCCGCGGCCGACATCATCGGCTGGCGCGCGACGCTCGGTATCGAAGAAATGTGTGCCGACCACTGGCGATGGCAGGAGGGGAACCCGCGCGGTTTTGTATAA